A genomic window from Pseudonocardia broussonetiae includes:
- a CDS encoding CCA tRNA nucleotidyltransferase, translated as MPPTDLLRAQHNALVDLVPIPPVADELAARFAAAGHRLYLVGGSVRDALLGRPVNDLDFTTDARPEAVLAALAGWADAVWDTGIAFGTVGARRHGATVEITTFRADVYDGVTRNPVVAFGDTIEDDLVRRDFSVNAMAVELTGTRTFVDPHGGLAALHAGVLDTPATPEESFSDDPLRMLRAARFVSQLGLAPAPRVVAAMTAMAGQLSRITAERVQAELSKLLLGAHPRRAIELLVDTELAEVVLPEVPAMRLAVDEHMQHKDVYVHSLVVLEQAIDRETDGPDLVLRLAALLHDIGKPATRRKESDGRVSFHHHEVVGAKMTRRRLRELRYPKSVVDDVAQLVFLHLRFHGYGNGAWTDSAVRRYVTDAGPLLERLHRLVRSDCTTRNRRRAAALQRSYDGLEERIAALREQEELDAIRPDLDGNAIMEILGIPAGPLVGKAYKHLLAVRMERGPLGREEAEAELRRWAAEQTP; from the coding sequence GTGCCTCCCACCGACCTCCTCCGCGCGCAGCACAATGCGCTCGTGGACCTCGTGCCGATCCCGCCGGTGGCCGACGAGCTCGCCGCGCGGTTCGCCGCGGCGGGGCACCGGCTGTACCTGGTCGGCGGCAGCGTCCGCGACGCCCTGCTGGGCCGCCCCGTCAACGATCTCGACTTCACGACCGACGCCCGTCCCGAGGCCGTGCTCGCCGCCCTCGCCGGCTGGGCCGACGCCGTGTGGGACACCGGGATCGCCTTCGGCACGGTCGGCGCGCGCCGGCACGGCGCCACCGTCGAGATCACGACGTTCCGCGCCGACGTCTACGACGGCGTCACGCGCAACCCGGTGGTCGCGTTCGGCGACACGATCGAGGACGACCTGGTCCGGCGCGACTTCTCCGTCAACGCCATGGCCGTCGAGCTGACCGGCACGCGCACGTTCGTCGACCCGCACGGCGGGCTCGCCGCCCTGCACGCCGGCGTGCTGGACACCCCGGCGACGCCCGAGGAGTCGTTCTCCGACGACCCGCTGCGGATGCTGCGCGCCGCCCGCTTCGTCTCCCAGCTCGGGCTGGCGCCGGCGCCGCGCGTGGTGGCGGCGATGACGGCGATGGCGGGCCAGCTGTCGCGGATCACCGCGGAGCGGGTCCAGGCCGAGCTGTCGAAGTTGCTGCTCGGGGCGCACCCGCGGCGGGCGATCGAGCTGCTCGTCGACACCGAGCTGGCCGAGGTCGTGCTGCCCGAGGTGCCCGCGATGCGCCTGGCCGTCGACGAGCACATGCAGCACAAGGACGTCTACGTCCACTCGCTCGTGGTGCTGGAGCAGGCGATCGACCGGGAGACCGACGGCCCCGACCTCGTCCTGCGCCTCGCCGCGCTGCTGCACGACATCGGCAAGCCCGCGACGCGGCGCAAGGAGTCCGACGGGCGGGTCAGCTTCCACCACCACGAGGTCGTCGGGGCGAAGATGACGCGCCGGCGGCTGCGGGAGCTGCGCTACCCGAAGTCGGTCGTCGACGACGTCGCGCAGCTGGTGTTCCTGCACCTGCGCTTCCACGGCTACGGCAACGGCGCGTGGACCGACTCCGCGGTGCGCCGCTACGTCACCGACGCCGGGCCGCTGCTCGAGCGCCTGCACCGGCTGGTCCGCAGCGACTGCACCACCCGCAACCGCCGCCGCGCCGCCGCCCTGCAGCGCAGCTACGACGGGCTGGAGGAGCGGATCGCGGCCCTGCGCGAGCAGGAGGAGCTCGACGCGATCCGCCCCGACCTCGACGGCAACGCGATCATGGAGATCCTCGGGATCCCCGCGGGCCCGCTCGTCGGGAAGGCCTACAAGCACCTGCTGGCCGTGCGGATGGAGCGGGGGCCGCTCGGTCGCGAGGAGGCCGAGGCGGAGCTGCGGCGGTGGGCGGCCGAACAGACCCCGTGA
- a CDS encoding MFS transporter, whose amino-acid sequence MPTTPTPSPPDDRLGLAGLVRTPGYVRLLLLRFSAQWGDGVFQAALGGALLFNPERQADPLAVAAGLAVLLLPYSLIGPFAGALLDRWDRRQVLLWANLLRGALVLVVAAVVASGVTGPALYAAALSTAGVARFVLAGLSTALPHVVPRRHLVEANALAVTAGAGVSALGGATAVGLRALFGAGDAGSAATVAVAVVGSLLAAAAAVRFRRGQLGPDATDPRTTADAVLRGFADGTRAVAATPSVAATFLALAAHRLAFGVTTLVTLLLFRYAFTDQGLLRSGFAGLGEAVVLAAVGLGVAALVTPWLVRRWGRARTVRTALLVAAVTQLGLAALLSLPAVMVAAFVVGLAGQVVKLCTDSAVQGEAGDGVLGRVFALYDIVFNVGYVLAVAATALLSPPDGRAPWLLAGAALLYVVGLLAHDAQLRRTRERI is encoded by the coding sequence GTGCCGACGACCCCGACCCCGTCGCCGCCCGACGACCGGCTCGGGCTCGCGGGTCTGGTCCGCACCCCCGGGTACGTCCGGCTGCTGCTGCTCCGGTTCTCCGCGCAGTGGGGCGACGGCGTGTTCCAGGCGGCGCTGGGCGGGGCCCTGCTGTTCAACCCCGAGCGGCAGGCCGACCCGCTGGCCGTGGCCGCCGGGCTCGCGGTGCTGCTGCTGCCGTACTCGCTGATCGGGCCGTTCGCGGGGGCGCTGCTCGACCGCTGGGACCGCCGCCAGGTCCTGCTGTGGGCCAACCTCCTGCGTGGCGCGCTCGTGCTCGTCGTCGCCGCGGTGGTGGCGTCGGGCGTCACGGGTCCGGCGCTGTACGCGGCGGCGCTGTCGACCGCCGGCGTCGCCCGGTTCGTGCTGGCCGGGCTGTCGACGGCGCTGCCGCACGTCGTGCCGCGCCGGCACCTGGTCGAGGCCAACGCGCTGGCCGTGACGGCCGGGGCCGGGGTCTCCGCTCTGGGCGGGGCGACCGCGGTGGGCCTGCGCGCGCTGTTCGGGGCCGGTGACGCGGGCTCGGCGGCCACGGTGGCCGTCGCCGTCGTGGGGTCGCTGCTGGCCGCGGCCGCCGCCGTGCGGTTCCGGCGCGGGCAGCTCGGCCCGGACGCCACCGACCCGCGGACCACCGCCGACGCCGTGCTCCGCGGGTTCGCCGACGGGACGCGGGCGGTCGCGGCGACGCCGTCGGTCGCGGCCACGTTCCTCGCGCTCGCCGCGCACCGCCTGGCCTTCGGCGTCACCACGCTCGTGACGCTGCTGCTGTTCCGCTACGCGTTCACCGACCAGGGCCTGCTGCGCTCGGGGTTCGCCGGGCTCGGGGAGGCCGTGGTGCTGGCGGCCGTCGGGCTGGGCGTCGCGGCGCTCGTCACGCCGTGGCTGGTGCGGCGGTGGGGCCGGGCGCGGACGGTGCGGACAGCGCTGCTCGTCGCCGCGGTGACGCAGCTCGGGCTGGCCGCGCTGCTGAGCCTGCCCGCCGTGATGGTGGCGGCGTTCGTCGTCGGGCTGGCGGGGCAGGTGGTGAAGCTGTGCACCGACTCCGCCGTGCAGGGGGAGGCGGGCGACGGCGTGCTGGGGCGGGTGTTCGCGCTCTACGACATCGTCTTCAACGTCGGCTACGTGCTGGCGGTGGCGGCCACGGCGCTGCTGAGCCCGCCCGACGGCCGGGCGCCGTGGCTGCTGGCCGGGGCGGCGCTGCTCTACGTGGTCGGGCTGCTGGCGCACGACGCGCAGCTGCGCCGCACCCGTGAGCGGATATGA
- a CDS encoding DUF6049 family protein has product MKPVAALVAILVVLLVGPLTGAALAAPRQPAPAPPGALTLALDDLAPRVVTAGGPTVLTVTGTLTNTGDEAVSDIGIRLQRGRPLTTEGEVRDALEGGAPTDAIAPEFQELPDALGVGERVPVRLTVPLRGAPETTLALSETGVYELLVNVNGVPGDGDRARLAAVRMLLPVLGLPDDGTGELVVADAPAAATPFSLLYPVVDVPRRLPTVPGEPVLLTDDVLADSFAPGGRLAGLVGALAEAAPAGSPVRAATCVVADADLLQTAQQMSAGYTVVGRDGALSPGRGAEAAGAWLAAFADAARGMCVIALPFADADVVALTRADLASTAVGAITAGRGLVADLLGTPVQAGTAWPADGVVDEAGLAALVEGGVRSLVLSADGLQLPSDAEPAGTVRVASTGPATTAVVTDPLVTLAAGTPTTTVAVPTGRGGAAAATPATGPLAGQDVLGAVVFRAVEDPPTGGPLVIAPPHRWDADGVAGRALLEGLGALVDDVLLTPRALAAAAATPTDTTERALDYPLDAGAREVSPSAVAGIEPVLDDIGDLDSSVVDDELGVDVDDVFVPLLLGAVRPASAAWRGSPELASASAAALARRVSDLRGSISVLEPPSPFSLGTSTSPLLLTVANGLPVTVRVRVEVSSTSGLQVAPIPVVEVPPFGRRQIQASAEVQRSGVFTVDASVRTVDGGLLGSPSRLQVRSTAYGTITLWLTGTAGVLLVVLAGRRILRRIRSEPTRGPGSPARPGSPETLPHTAETPRVTDPPKLAAPEDLMTPDGRTSPVPATVPGPSNGPIPAGPRTGPSRPGQSAPTGPSAGSPARRPDVPGRFPVPPDRGRLPTRPLTDRPLPDHPDPAQPAHPQAGPQQAGPPQAAHPQPGRPPVRPPGSP; this is encoded by the coding sequence GTGAAGCCGGTCGCGGCCCTGGTCGCGATCCTCGTCGTGCTGCTCGTCGGCCCGCTCACGGGCGCGGCGCTCGCGGCACCCCGTCAGCCTGCCCCGGCACCGCCCGGCGCCCTCACCCTGGCCCTCGACGACCTGGCGCCGCGCGTCGTCACGGCGGGCGGCCCGACCGTGCTCACCGTGACCGGCACGCTCACCAACACCGGCGACGAGGCCGTCAGCGACATCGGGATCCGCCTGCAGCGCGGCCGCCCGCTCACCACCGAGGGCGAGGTGCGCGACGCGCTCGAGGGCGGCGCGCCGACCGACGCCATCGCCCCCGAGTTCCAGGAGCTCCCGGACGCGCTCGGGGTGGGGGAGCGCGTGCCGGTGCGGCTGACGGTGCCGCTGCGCGGCGCGCCGGAGACCACGCTCGCGCTGTCGGAGACCGGCGTCTACGAGCTGCTGGTCAACGTCAACGGCGTGCCCGGCGACGGCGACCGCGCCCGCCTGGCCGCCGTGCGGATGCTGCTGCCCGTCCTGGGCCTGCCCGACGACGGCACCGGCGAGCTGGTCGTCGCCGACGCGCCCGCGGCCGCCACGCCGTTCTCGCTGCTCTACCCCGTCGTCGACGTCCCGCGCCGCCTCCCGACCGTGCCCGGGGAGCCCGTGCTGCTCACCGACGACGTGCTCGCCGACTCCTTCGCCCCCGGCGGCCGGCTCGCCGGACTGGTGGGCGCGCTCGCGGAGGCCGCGCCCGCCGGGTCGCCGGTGCGCGCCGCCACCTGCGTGGTCGCCGACGCCGACCTGCTGCAGACCGCGCAGCAGATGAGCGCCGGCTACACGGTCGTGGGCCGCGACGGCGCGCTCTCGCCCGGCCGGGGCGCGGAGGCCGCGGGCGCCTGGCTCGCCGCGTTCGCCGACGCCGCCCGCGGGATGTGCGTCATCGCGCTGCCCTTCGCCGACGCCGACGTCGTCGCGCTGACCCGGGCCGACCTCGCGAGCACCGCGGTCGGCGCGATCACCGCCGGGCGCGGGCTCGTCGCCGACCTGCTCGGCACCCCGGTGCAGGCCGGCACCGCCTGGCCCGCCGACGGCGTCGTCGACGAGGCGGGGCTGGCCGCGCTCGTCGAGGGCGGGGTGCGCTCGCTGGTCCTCTCGGCCGACGGGCTCCAGCTGCCGTCGGACGCCGAACCCGCGGGCACCGTGCGGGTCGCCTCGACCGGGCCCGCCACCACCGCCGTCGTCACGGACCCGCTGGTCACCCTGGCCGCCGGCACCCCCACGACGACGGTCGCCGTCCCCACCGGGCGCGGCGGGGCGGCCGCCGCGACGCCGGCCACCGGGCCGCTCGCCGGGCAGGACGTGCTCGGCGCGGTCGTGTTCCGGGCCGTGGAGGACCCGCCGACCGGGGGCCCGCTGGTGATCGCCCCGCCGCACCGCTGGGACGCCGACGGGGTGGCCGGGCGGGCCCTGCTGGAGGGGCTCGGCGCCCTCGTCGACGACGTCCTGCTCACCCCGCGCGCCCTCGCGGCCGCGGCCGCCACCCCCACCGACACCACCGAGCGCGCCCTGGACTACCCGCTCGACGCCGGCGCCCGCGAGGTCTCGCCGAGCGCGGTCGCCGGGATCGAGCCGGTGCTCGACGACATCGGCGACCTCGACTCCTCCGTCGTCGACGACGAGCTCGGCGTCGACGTCGACGACGTGTTCGTCCCGCTGCTGCTCGGCGCGGTGCGCCCGGCGTCGGCGGCCTGGCGCGGCAGCCCGGAGCTCGCCTCCGCCTCGGCCGCCGCGCTGGCCCGGCGCGTCTCCGACCTGCGCGGGTCCATCTCCGTGCTGGAGCCGCCGAGTCCGTTCTCACTCGGCACGTCGACCTCCCCGCTGCTGCTGACCGTCGCCAACGGGCTGCCCGTCACGGTCCGGGTCCGCGTCGAGGTGTCCAGCACGTCGGGGCTGCAGGTGGCGCCGATCCCGGTCGTCGAGGTCCCCCCGTTCGGGCGCCGGCAGATCCAGGCCAGCGCGGAGGTGCAGCGGTCGGGCGTGTTCACCGTCGACGCCTCGGTGCGCACGGTCGACGGCGGGCTGCTCGGTTCACCCAGCCGGCTGCAGGTCCGCTCGACCGCCTACGGCACCATCACCCTGTGGCTGACGGGGACCGCGGGGGTGCTGCTCGTGGTGCTGGCGGGACGCCGGATCCTGCGTCGGATCCGGAGCGAGCCGACCCGGGGCCCGGGGAGCCCGGCGCGGCCGGGGTCCCCGGAGACGCTGCCGCACACCGCGGAGACCCCGAGGGTGACCGACCCGCCGAAGCTGGCGGCACCGGAGGACCTGATGACGCCCGACGGTCGGACGAGCCCGGTCCCGGCGACCGTCCCGGGCCCCTCGAACGGACCGATCCCGGCTGGCCCGCGCACTGGCCCGAGCCGACCCGGGCAGTCCGCCCCGACCGGTCCGTCCGCCGGGTCGCCGGCCCGGCGTCCGGACGTCCCGGGGCGGTTCCCGGTCCCGCCCGACCGGGGCCGCCTCCCCACCCGCCCGCTCACCGACCGCCCCCTCCCGGACCACCCGGACCCGGCGCAGCCCGCCCACCCGCAGGCCGGCCCCCAGCAGGCAGGCCCCCCGCAGGCCGCCCACCCGCAGCCCGGCCGCCCGCCGGTCCGTCCGCCGGGGTCCCCGTAG
- the leuS gene encoding leucine--tRNA ligase has translation MSTDTSTVADTDAPPFRYGAALAADIERRWQDRWEREGTFHTPSLPGPDAGAKVYLMDMFPYPSGSGLHVGHPLGFIGTDVLGRYLRMNGRTVLHTMGFDSFGLPAEQYAVQTGTHPRTTTEANIRRYKEQLRQLGLAHDDRRSVATTDVEFYRWTQWIFLQIYNAWYDPEQQRARPIAELEAEYAAGTRGPWAELSRVEQRKVIDGHRLAYISEAPVNWCPGLGTVLANEEVTADGRSERGNFPVFRRSLKQWMMRITAYSDRLVADLDRLDWPDSVKAMQRNWIGRSEGARVRFGTATGSGSPVDIEVFTTRPDTLFGATYVVLAPEHPLVGSLTPLEWPEGTDERWTGGAGTPALAVEDYRFEAGRKSDLDRQENREKTGVFTGAYAVNPVNGERLPVFVADYVLMGYGTGAIMAVPGQDQRDWDFATTFGLPIVRTVDPGDWEGEAFTGDGPAINSANEEISLDGMGVTEAKRAITDWLVARGDGEAVTQYKLRDWLFSRQRYWGEPFPVVWDADGLPVGLPDAELPVELPEIDDYSPKTYAPDAADTEPEPPLSRNEDWVVAQLDLGDGPASYRRETNTMPQWAGSCWYHLRYLDPDNHERFVDPEIERYWLGADPERPGDPGGVDLYVGGVEHAVLHLLYARFWHKVLHDLGHVSSEEPFRRLFNQGYIQAFAYTDARGTYVPAEEVVDDGAGGFTWNSEPVSREYGKMGKSLKNVVTPDEMCERYGADTFRLYEMSTGPMDVSRPWSTRDVIGSQRFLQRVWRNLVDETTGEVRVTDAEPDTATLRALHKAIAGVHADYQALHYNTAAAKLIELNNHLTKAGTGVPRPVAEALVLMMAPLTPHIAEELWSLLGHEGSLAYAAFPVADERYLVADTVEYPIQVNGKVRSRVTVAADASPADVEAAALADEKVAGALGGKPPRKLIVVPGRLVNVVV, from the coding sequence ATGAGCACCGACACCAGCACCGTCGCCGACACCGACGCCCCGCCGTTCCGCTACGGCGCCGCGCTGGCCGCCGACATCGAGCGCCGCTGGCAGGACCGCTGGGAGCGCGAGGGCACGTTCCACACGCCCAGCCTCCCCGGCCCGGACGCGGGCGCGAAGGTCTACCTGATGGACATGTTCCCCTACCCCTCGGGTTCGGGGCTGCACGTCGGGCACCCGCTCGGCTTCATCGGCACCGACGTCCTGGGTCGCTACCTGCGGATGAACGGCCGCACGGTCCTGCACACGATGGGCTTCGACTCCTTCGGGCTGCCCGCCGAGCAGTACGCCGTGCAGACGGGCACGCACCCGCGCACCACCACCGAGGCCAACATCCGGCGCTACAAGGAGCAGCTGCGCCAGCTGGGCCTGGCCCACGACGACCGCCGCTCCGTCGCCACCACCGACGTCGAGTTCTACCGGTGGACGCAGTGGATCTTCCTGCAGATCTACAACGCCTGGTACGACCCCGAGCAGCAGCGCGCCCGCCCCATCGCCGAGCTGGAGGCCGAGTACGCCGCCGGCACGCGCGGCCCGTGGGCCGAGCTGTCGCGCGTCGAGCAGCGCAAGGTGATCGACGGCCACCGCCTGGCCTACATCTCCGAGGCCCCCGTCAACTGGTGCCCCGGGCTGGGCACGGTGCTGGCCAACGAGGAGGTCACCGCCGACGGCCGCAGCGAGCGGGGCAACTTCCCCGTGTTCCGGCGCAGCCTGAAGCAGTGGATGATGCGGATCACCGCGTACTCCGACCGCCTGGTCGCCGACCTGGACCGCCTGGACTGGCCCGACTCCGTCAAGGCCATGCAGCGCAACTGGATCGGCCGCTCCGAGGGCGCGCGGGTCCGGTTCGGCACGGCCACCGGCAGCGGCTCCCCCGTCGACATCGAGGTCTTCACGACCCGCCCCGACACGCTGTTCGGCGCCACCTACGTCGTGCTGGCCCCCGAGCACCCGCTCGTCGGGAGCCTGACGCCGCTGGAGTGGCCCGAGGGCACCGACGAGCGCTGGACGGGCGGGGCGGGCACCCCCGCGCTGGCCGTCGAGGACTACCGGTTCGAGGCGGGCCGCAAGTCCGACCTGGACCGCCAGGAGAACAGGGAGAAGACCGGCGTCTTCACCGGCGCGTACGCCGTGAACCCGGTCAACGGCGAGCGGCTGCCGGTCTTCGTCGCCGACTACGTCCTGATGGGCTACGGCACCGGCGCGATCATGGCGGTGCCCGGCCAGGACCAGCGCGACTGGGACTTCGCCACGACGTTCGGCCTGCCGATCGTCCGCACGGTCGACCCGGGCGACTGGGAGGGCGAGGCGTTCACCGGCGACGGCCCGGCGATCAACTCGGCCAACGAGGAGATCAGCCTGGACGGCATGGGGGTCACCGAGGCCAAGCGCGCGATCACCGACTGGCTGGTCGCCCGCGGCGACGGCGAGGCGGTCACCCAGTACAAGCTGCGCGACTGGCTGTTCTCCCGCCAGCGGTACTGGGGCGAGCCGTTCCCGGTCGTGTGGGACGCCGACGGCCTGCCCGTGGGCCTGCCCGACGCCGAGCTGCCCGTCGAGCTGCCCGAGATCGACGACTACTCCCCCAAGACCTACGCCCCGGACGCGGCCGACACCGAGCCCGAGCCGCCGCTGTCGCGCAACGAGGACTGGGTGGTGGCCCAGCTCGACCTGGGCGACGGCCCGGCGTCCTACCGCCGCGAGACCAACACGATGCCGCAGTGGGCCGGCTCGTGCTGGTACCACCTGCGCTACCTGGACCCCGACAACCACGAGCGCTTCGTCGACCCCGAGATCGAGCGCTACTGGCTGGGCGCCGACCCCGAGCGGCCGGGCGACCCGGGCGGCGTCGACCTGTACGTCGGCGGCGTCGAGCACGCCGTGCTGCACCTGCTCTACGCGCGCTTCTGGCACAAGGTGCTGCACGACCTGGGCCACGTCAGCTCCGAGGAGCCGTTCCGCCGGCTGTTCAACCAGGGCTACATCCAGGCCTTCGCCTACACCGACGCCCGCGGCACCTACGTGCCCGCGGAGGAGGTCGTCGACGACGGCGCCGGCGGTTTCACGTGGAACAGCGAACCCGTCTCCCGGGAGTACGGGAAGATGGGCAAGTCGCTGAAGAACGTCGTCACCCCCGACGAGATGTGCGAGCGCTACGGCGCCGACACGTTCCGGCTCTACGAGATGTCGACCGGCCCGATGGACGTCTCGCGCCCGTGGTCGACGCGCGACGTCATCGGCTCGCAGCGGTTCCTGCAGCGGGTGTGGCGCAACCTGGTCGACGAGACCACGGGCGAGGTCCGGGTCACCGACGCCGAGCCCGACACGGCCACGCTGCGCGCGCTGCACAAGGCCATCGCCGGGGTGCACGCCGACTACCAGGCGCTGCACTACAACACGGCCGCGGCGAAGCTGATCGAGCTGAACAACCACCTGACCAAGGCGGGCACCGGCGTGCCGCGCCCGGTGGCCGAGGCGCTGGTGCTGATGATGGCGCCGCTGACGCCGCACATCGCCGAGGAGCTGTGGTCGCTGCTGGGCCACGAGGGGTCGCTGGCCTACGCGGCGTTCCCGGTGGCCGACGAGCGGTACCTGGTGGCCGACACGGTCGAGTACCCGATCCAGGTCAACGGCAAGGTCCGCTCGCGGGTCACGGTGGCCGCCGACGCCTCCCCCGCCGACGTCGAGGCGGCGGCGCTGGCCGACGAGAAGGTGGCGGGCGCGCTGGGCGGCAAGCCCCCGCGCAAGCTGATCGTGGTGCCGGGCCGCCTGGTGAACGTGGTCGTCTGA
- a CDS encoding SdpI family protein — protein MPLVPRLVLAALFVTAGLVLLVVAVLGARERLPRNRWAGVRTVETLASDAAFALANRVAAAPLGAAGAVAVVGGAVLAAGPVGAVSVVVLVVTGLGALVLAVFGGMVGQRAAAAVPVPAAAPACAGTCAGCDLVAGCRPADTSPADTSPAATSPTSPDRP, from the coding sequence GTGCCCCTCGTGCCCCGCCTGGTCCTCGCCGCGCTGTTCGTGACCGCCGGTCTGGTGCTGCTCGTCGTGGCGGTGCTCGGGGCGCGCGAGCGGCTGCCGCGCAACCGCTGGGCCGGCGTCCGCACCGTGGAGACGCTGGCCTCCGACGCGGCCTTCGCCCTGGCCAACCGGGTCGCCGCCGCGCCGCTCGGGGCGGCCGGTGCGGTCGCCGTCGTGGGCGGGGCGGTGCTGGCGGCGGGCCCCGTGGGGGCCGTGTCCGTCGTCGTCCTCGTCGTCACCGGGCTCGGCGCGCTGGTGCTCGCCGTGTTCGGCGGGATGGTCGGTCAGCGGGCCGCCGCGGCGGTGCCCGTCCCCGCGGCCGCCCCGGCCTGCGCCGGCACGTGCGCGGGCTGCGACCTCGTCGCCGGCTGCCGCCCGGCCGACACCAGCCCGGCCGACACCAGCCCGGCCGCTACCAGCCCCACGAGCCCGGACCGCCCTTGA
- a CDS encoding NUDIX hydrolase — MSTSRGRSGGRRAGGSPDRRRRLRTVDETSAGGLVVDHASGTAAVIGRLDRRGRLLWSLPKGHIEAGETAEQAAVREVEEETGIIGSVVAPLGTIDFWFVAEDRRVHKTVHHFLMRALGGELSDSDVEVSEVAWVPLHELESRLAYADERRLIRRATELLEDSA; from the coding sequence ATGTCCACATCCCGCGGTCGCTCGGGTGGGCGCCGCGCGGGTGGCTCACCGGACCGAAGACGTCGTCTCCGCACGGTCGACGAGACGTCGGCCGGCGGGCTCGTCGTCGACCACGCCTCCGGCACCGCCGCCGTGATCGGCAGGCTCGACCGCCGCGGCCGCCTCCTCTGGTCCCTGCCCAAGGGCCACATCGAGGCGGGCGAGACCGCGGAGCAGGCGGCGGTGCGCGAGGTCGAGGAGGAGACCGGCATCATCGGCTCCGTGGTCGCACCCCTGGGCACGATCGACTTCTGGTTCGTCGCCGAGGACCGGCGCGTGCACAAGACCGTGCACCACTTCCTCATGCGCGCCCTGGGCGGCGAACTGTCCGACTCCGACGTCGAGGTCTCCGAGGTGGCATGGGTGCCGCTGCACGAGCTCGAGTCGCGGCTCGCCTACGCCGACGAACGGCGGCTGATCCGGCGGGCCACCGAACTCCTGGAGGATTCGGCGTGA
- a CDS encoding DUF427 domain-containing protein, whose protein sequence is MPRPRPEPAGPGQESVWDYPRPPRAEPDHRRAVLRHGGTVVADTTDLVRVLETSHPPTFYLPRTAFGEFLAPVERTTFCEWKGVARYVDVVVPGAQPLREVGWWYPEPDRRYPSLLDRVAVYAAAFDEITLDGVRVEPQPGGFYGGWVTPEVVGPFKGGPGSWGW, encoded by the coding sequence GTGCCCCGCCCCCGCCCCGAACCCGCAGGTCCCGGCCAGGAGTCCGTCTGGGACTACCCCCGCCCGCCGCGCGCCGAGCCCGACCACCGCCGCGCGGTGCTGCGCCACGGCGGCACGGTCGTCGCCGACACCACCGACCTCGTGCGCGTGCTGGAGACCAGCCACCCGCCGACGTTCTACCTGCCGCGCACCGCGTTCGGGGAGTTCCTGGCGCCGGTCGAGCGCACGACGTTCTGCGAGTGGAAGGGCGTGGCCCGCTACGTCGACGTGGTGGTGCCCGGCGCGCAGCCGCTGCGCGAGGTCGGCTGGTGGTACCCCGAGCCCGACCGCCGCTACCCCTCGCTGCTCGACCGGGTGGCGGTCTACGCGGCCGCGTTCGACGAGATCACCCTCGACGGCGTGCGCGTGGAGCCCCAGCCCGGCGGTTTCTACGGCGGCTGGGTGACGCCGGAGGTGGTGGGGCCGTTCAAGGGCGGTCCGGGCTCGTGGGGCTGGTAG
- a CDS encoding YqgE/AlgH family protein yields the protein MDERPADPTGVAPGTLLVAAPGLLDPNFRRTVVYVIEHRPEGSLGVVLNRPSEVTVQDVLPTWAPLSSDPQAVFVGGPVEAETALCLAALRTGQTVDGVDGLVPVRGPVALVDLDGDPSSLAPRLRGLRVFAGYSGWDARQLAGEIERGDWIVVPALPDDVVAGHGPELWARVLRRQGMPVALLATFPDDVKLN from the coding sequence GTGGACGAGCGGCCTGCTGACCCGACCGGCGTCGCGCCCGGGACGCTGCTCGTCGCCGCGCCCGGACTGCTCGACCCGAACTTCCGGCGGACCGTCGTCTACGTCATCGAGCACCGCCCGGAGGGCAGCCTCGGCGTGGTGCTGAACCGGCCGAGCGAGGTCACCGTCCAGGACGTCCTGCCGACGTGGGCGCCGCTGTCGTCGGATCCGCAGGCGGTGTTCGTCGGGGGGCCGGTGGAGGCGGAGACCGCGCTCTGCCTGGCCGCGCTGCGCACCGGCCAGACCGTCGACGGGGTGGACGGGCTGGTGCCGGTCCGCGGCCCGGTGGCCCTGGTCGACCTCGACGGCGACCCGTCGTCGCTGGCGCCCCGCCTGCGCGGCCTGCGGGTGTTCGCCGGCTACTCCGGCTGGGACGCCCGCCAGCTCGCCGGGGAGATCGAGCGCGGCGACTGGATCGTCGTCCCCGCGCTGCCCGACGACGTCGTCGCCGGGCACGGCCCGGAACTGTGGGCGCGGGTGCTGCGCCGCCAGGGGATGCCGGTCGCGCTGCTCGCGACGTTCCCGGACGACGTCAAGCTCAACTGA